CTTCCTGGGTCGGCGGCAGGATGAAGATCGAGCGCGCCTCGGGCATCAGCGTGCGCACCTGCTGGGCGCCTTGCCAGTCGATCTCGAGGATCAGGTCCTGGCCCTGGTCGAGCGCCTGTTGCAGCGCGCTGCGCGAAGTCCCGTAGAAGTTACCGAAGACTTCGGCCTGTTCGAGGAAGTCGCCTTGCTCGATCATCAGCTTGAACTCGGTGTGTTCGACGAAGTGATAGTTCACGCCGTGCACTTCGCCCGGGCGCATGGCCCGGGTGGTGTGCGAGACCGACACCTGGATGCTGTTGTCAGCATCGATCAGGGCTTTGACCAGGCTGGTCTTGCCGGCGCCGGAGGGGGCCGAAACGATGTAAAGGGTGCCGCTGCTGTGATTCATGGTCGGGGTGGCCTTACTCAATGTTCTGTACTTGTTCACGCATCTGCTCGATCAGTACCTTGAGGTTGACCGCGGACTGGGTGCTGCGTGGGTCGAAGGCTTTGGAGCCCAGGGTATTGGCTTCGCGGTTGAGCTCCTGCATCAGGAAGTCCAGGCGCCGGCCGGCGGCACCGCCGGACTTGAGCACCCGGCGCACTTCGGTGACGTGGGTGCTCAAGCGGTCGAGCTCTTCGGCGACGTCGCTCTTTTGCGCGAGCATGACCATCTCTTGCTCCAGGCGCTGCGGGTCGAGCTCGGCCTGCATGTCGCTGAAGCGGTCGAGGATCTTCTGCCGTTGCGCCGCGAGCATCTGCGGCACCAGGGCGCGCAAGGTGGTGACCTCGCTGGCCATGTTGTCCAGGCGCTCGTTGATCAGTCGCGCGAGTTCTGCGCCTTCGCGGTTGCGGCCGTTCTTCAGCTCGTTCAGGGCCTCTTCGAACAGGGCCATGGCCTCGCTGTTGAGCGCCTGCGGGTCGGCGGCATCGGCCACCAGCACGCCGGGCCAGGCCAGAACCTCGAGCGGGTTGAGCGGCGCCGGCTGCTTGATCAGGCTGGCGACTGTCTCGGCGGCGGCAACCAGTTGCGCGGCGCGCTCGCGATCAACCTGCAGGGCCTTGCCGTTGTTCTCTTCGTTGAAGCGCAGGGTGCATTCGACCTTGCCGCGCGACAGGCCCTGGCGCAGGCTTTCGCGCACGGCGCCCTCGAGGTCGCGGAAGGCTTCTGGCAAGCGCAGGTGCGGCTCCAGGTAACGATGATTGACTGAGCGCAGTTCCCAGATCAGGGTGCCCTGGCTACCGGCGCGCTCGACTCGAGCAAAAGCGGTCATGCTGTGCACCATGGGAAGTACCTCGCGCAAAAGATGAAGGAAAGCCAAGCGGCTGAAGGCGCAGGATTGTAGCGCAGTGCGGCGCTGGCTCCCAATCAACTGATGTTACAAACCCTCACGCGGTTCCCGGAAAAACCCGACCTGCGGCCCTGGGCCGTCTGTTTCGGGGCCTGCGACAATAGGCGTGTCCTCATCGCCCGGCGCGCTCTATAATGCTGGGCAGATTCAAGTCCAGTACAGGTATCCCAAATGAAACGTCCAAGTGGTCGCGCTGCCGATCAGCTCCGCTCGATCCGCATCACCCGCAACTACACCAAACACGCCGAGGGGTCAGTACTGGTCGAGTTCGGTGACACCAAAGTCATCTGTACCGTCAGTGTCGAGAACGGTGTCCCGCGCTTCCTCAAAGGCCAGGGCCAGGGCTGGCTGACGGCCGAATACGGCATGCTGCCGCGTTCTACCGGCGAGCGTAACCAGCGCGAAGCCAGCCGTGGCAAGCAAGGCGGTCGCACCCTCGAAATCCAGCGCCTGATTGGCCGCTCCCTGCGCGCTGCGCTGGACATGAGCAAGCTGGGCGACATCACCCTGTACGTCGACTGCGACGTGATTCAGGCCGACGGCGGCACCCGCACCGCTTCGATCACCGGCGCCATGGTTGCCCTGGTTGATGCCCTGCGCGTGGTCAAGAAGCGCGGCGGCCTGAAGGGCGGTGACCCGCTCAAGCACATGATCGCAGCCGTCTCGGTAGGCATGTACCAGGGTGAGCCGGTGCTCGACCTGGACTACCTCGAAGACTCGGCAGCCGAGACCGACCTGAACGTGGTGATGACCAGCGCAGGCGGCTTTATCGAAGTACAAGGCACTGCCGAAGGCGCGCCATTCCAGCCGCAAGAGCTCAACGCCATGTTGGCACTGGCGCAAAAAGGCATGGTTGACCTGTTCGAACTGCAGCAGGCCTCGCTGGCTGACTGATACACCCAAGCCCAGGAGCAGAGCATGACCGAGCAGCCCTTGCAGTTGCCCACTCCCAACGCCGAAGTCCGGCAATGGGCGATGTTCTGTCACCTGGCTGCCTTGCTCGGCCTGGTCTTCCCCTTCGGTAGCCTGTTGGGGCCGCTGGTGATGTGGATCTGGAAAAAGGACGTCGACCCGTTCGTCGATGCCCAGGGCAAGGAGGCACTGAACTTCCAGATCACAGTATTCATCGCCGGAATCATCTGTGGGCTGCTGATGTTTGTCCTGATCGGCATCGTGCTGTTTGGCATGCTGATGATCGCCGTGCTGATCCTGACCATCATCGCCGGGGTCAAGGCCAACGAAGGCCAGCCCTATCGCTACCCGCTGACCTGGCGGCCGATCAAATAATGATCTGATAAAAGCTGAAGCCACAAAAAAACCGACATGAAGTCGGTTTTTTTGTGGCTGCACGACTTAGATGGTCAGCGTCCAGTCGTAATCCACGATCAGCGGCGCGTGCTGGGAGAAGCGCGGCTGGCGTGGCAGGCGTGCGCTGCGAACAAAGCGGCGCAGGCCCGGGGTCAGCAGCTGGTAGTCGAAGCGCCAGCCCAGGTTGAGCATCTCGGCCTGCTCGTTGTCTGGCCACCAGCTGTACTGGTCGCCTTCACGGCTGACTTCGCGCAGGGCATCGACATAGCCCATGTTGCCGACAATCTCGTCCATCCAGGCGCGTTCCGGCGCCAGGAAGCCTGGAGACTGCTGGCCATCGCGCCAGTTCTTGACGTCGAGCTTCTGCTGCGCCACGTACAACGAGCCGCAATAGATGTACTCGCGACGCTTGCGCCGCTGCTTGTCCAGGTACTTGGCGAAGTCGTCCATCAACTTGAACTTCTGGTTCAAGTCTTCATCGCCGTTCATTCCCGAAGGTAGCAACAGGGTTGCAATACTTACCTTGTCGAAATCGGCCTGCAGGTAACGTCCGTAGCGGTCGGCTGTCTCGAAGCCCAGGCCGCTGATGACTGCCTTGGGCTGCAACCGCGAATAAAGTGCCACGCCGCCTTGGGCGGGAACTTCTGCGTCGCAGGCATAAAGGAAGTAGCCATCGAGCTGGAAAGCTGGGTCGTCGAGTTCAAAGGCCGAGGCGCGGGTATCCTGAAGGCAGATGACGTCAGCATTCTGGGCTTGTAGCCAGCTGAGCAAACCACGCTCAACGGCAGCCTGAATGCCATTAACGTTCACACTGATGATCCGCATAAATGGCCCCAAAAATCTCGTGCGTGTATGATACCCGAGCTGTACTCAATTAGCTAAATCCGTGGTATCCGGGACTCTTCATGCAGCCGTATCAGCGCGACTTCATTCGTTTTGCCATCGACCGCGGGGTTC
This portion of the Pseudomonas sp. SORT22 genome encodes:
- the gmk gene encoding guanylate kinase; translation: MNHSSGTLYIVSAPSGAGKTSLVKALIDADNSIQVSVSHTTRAMRPGEVHGVNYHFVEHTEFKLMIEQGDFLEQAEVFGNFYGTSRSALQQALDQGQDLILEIDWQGAQQVRTLMPEARSIFILPPTQEALRQRLTNRGQDSDEIIEGRMREAVSEMSHYDEYDFVIINDDFATALEDLKAVFRANRLLQANQQQRHGQLLKQLLA
- a CDS encoding YicC/YloC family endoribonuclease is translated as MVHSMTAFARVERAGSQGTLIWELRSVNHRYLEPHLRLPEAFRDLEGAVRESLRQGLSRGKVECTLRFNEENNGKALQVDRERAAQLVAAAETVASLIKQPAPLNPLEVLAWPGVLVADAADPQALNSEAMALFEEALNELKNGRNREGAELARLINERLDNMASEVTTLRALVPQMLAAQRQKILDRFSDMQAELDPQRLEQEMVMLAQKSDVAEELDRLSTHVTEVRRVLKSGGAAGRRLDFLMQELNREANTLGSKAFDPRSTQSAVNLKVLIEQMREQVQNIE
- the rph gene encoding ribonuclease PH, producing MKRPSGRAADQLRSIRITRNYTKHAEGSVLVEFGDTKVICTVSVENGVPRFLKGQGQGWLTAEYGMLPRSTGERNQREASRGKQGGRTLEIQRLIGRSLRAALDMSKLGDITLYVDCDVIQADGGTRTASITGAMVALVDALRVVKKRGGLKGGDPLKHMIAAVSVGMYQGEPVLDLDYLEDSAAETDLNVVMTSAGGFIEVQGTAEGAPFQPQELNAMLALAQKGMVDLFELQQASLAD
- a CDS encoding DUF4870 domain-containing protein, translated to MTEQPLQLPTPNAEVRQWAMFCHLAALLGLVFPFGSLLGPLVMWIWKKDVDPFVDAQGKEALNFQITVFIAGIICGLLMFVLIGIVLFGMLMIAVLILTIIAGVKANEGQPYRYPLTWRPIK
- a CDS encoding exodeoxyribonuclease III is translated as MRIISVNVNGIQAAVERGLLSWLQAQNADVICLQDTRASAFELDDPAFQLDGYFLYACDAEVPAQGGVALYSRLQPKAVISGLGFETADRYGRYLQADFDKVSIATLLLPSGMNGDEDLNQKFKLMDDFAKYLDKQRRKRREYIYCGSLYVAQQKLDVKNWRDGQQSPGFLAPERAWMDEIVGNMGYVDALREVSREGDQYSWWPDNEQAEMLNLGWRFDYQLLTPGLRRFVRSARLPRQPRFSQHAPLIVDYDWTLTI